A single Candidatus Thermokryptus mobilis DNA region contains:
- the mce gene encoding methylmalonyl-CoA epimerase produces the protein MFKKISHVAIAVKNLEDAIERFSKLSGLKEYHIETVEEQKVRVAVFKIGDSRIELTEPTSVDSPVAKFIERRGEGIHHIAFEVDDIEGQIARISEDGFQLVDVVPRLGANNCLIAFVHPKSFNGVLVELTQELKRDEPEA, from the coding sequence ATGTTTAAGAAAATTTCACATGTCGCAATAGCTGTGAAAAATCTTGAGGACGCTATAGAGAGATTTTCAAAGTTGAGCGGGTTGAAGGAATATCACATTGAAACAGTTGAAGAGCAAAAGGTCAGGGTCGCTGTTTTCAAAATCGGTGACTCAAGGATTGAGCTAACCGAGCCCACATCTGTTGATTCCCCGGTTGCTAAATTCATTGAGAGAAGGGGCGAGGGAATTCATCACATCGCTTTTGAAGTTGATGATATTGAAGGTCAAATCGCTAGGATAAGCGAGGACGGATTTCAGCTTGTTGATGTTGTTCCAAGGTTGGGTGCTAACAATTGTCTTATCGCTTTTGTTCATCCAAAGTCGTTTAACGGTGTCCTTGTTGAGTTAACACAGGAACTCAAACGAGATGAACCCGAAGCTTGA
- the uvrC gene encoding excinuclease ABC subunit UvrC — translation MNPKLELKIQNLPQLPGVYQFKDSTGKVIYVGKAKNLRNRVKSYFIKTQPTNPKINALVSKISDVEVIVTQSEVEALILEANLIKKLKPRYNVSLRDDKSYPYIVITNEPFPRVFSTRRIKSDGSRYFGPYTDAYSLKQTLKLIRDVFMVRSCKYYIDDETITKKKIKVCLDYHIKKCGGPCEGLVSREEYNKMIEQVAQLLNGKIDDLVGHLRGQMEKLAQELRFEEAAVLRDKIKALEIYTSKQSVVSIEPVDRDIFAVAIEDEDACGVLFKVRDGKLIGSQQFFMTGAGYKGEDEVIETLLTQYYLSSDYIPGEILISQNIEEADSIEKWLADRKGMPVKIRTPENDDEARLISMCKVNAKYHLDEFRIQKIKARGEFAPNVLRQLQKELRLDRLPRRIECFDISNIQGSDIVASVVVFENGKPKKSEYRKFKIRSVSDKPNDFASMFEVIQRRYSRVLGEGGKMPDLIVVDGGKGQLSSAIKALENLGVKEQPIIALAKKFEEIYFPGIDQPQSLPKSSPALHLLQRIRNEAHRFAITFHRDIRAKRTFSTKLLEVKGIGEKRAKVLLSKFGSIEGIKQAPIEELEKILGKSIARNLKEFLEKE, via the coding sequence ATGAACCCGAAGCTTGAATTAAAAATACAAAACCTCCCACAGCTCCCTGGCGTTTATCAGTTCAAGGACTCAACAGGGAAGGTGATTTATGTTGGGAAGGCGAAGAATTTAAGGAACAGGGTTAAAAGTTATTTCATAAAAACGCAACCGACAAATCCCAAAATTAACGCTCTTGTTTCCAAAATAAGCGATGTTGAAGTTATAGTTACGCAATCCGAGGTTGAAGCTCTGATCCTTGAGGCAAACTTGATTAAAAAGTTAAAGCCAAGATACAATGTCAGTTTGAGAGATGATAAAAGTTATCCATACATTGTCATAACGAACGAGCCGTTTCCGCGCGTTTTTTCAACGAGGCGGATAAAATCTGATGGCTCAAGATACTTTGGTCCATACACAGACGCGTATTCGCTTAAGCAGACATTGAAGTTGATAAGAGATGTTTTCATGGTGAGAAGCTGTAAGTATTACATTGATGATGAGACCATCACGAAGAAAAAGATAAAAGTTTGCCTTGATTATCACATAAAAAAATGCGGAGGTCCCTGCGAGGGACTTGTTTCAAGAGAAGAGTATAATAAAATGATTGAGCAAGTAGCCCAACTTTTAAATGGGAAAATTGATGATCTCGTTGGACATTTGAGGGGACAGATGGAGAAATTAGCCCAAGAGCTGAGATTTGAAGAAGCCGCTGTTTTGAGGGATAAGATAAAAGCACTTGAAATTTACACCTCAAAACAAAGTGTCGTCAGCATTGAGCCAGTTGACAGAGATATCTTTGCTGTTGCGATTGAGGATGAAGATGCTTGCGGGGTCTTATTCAAAGTTAGAGATGGGAAACTTATAGGGAGTCAGCAATTTTTTATGACTGGGGCTGGATATAAAGGTGAAGATGAGGTGATTGAGACGCTGTTGACGCAGTATTACCTTTCGTCTGACTATATCCCAGGGGAGATTTTAATATCGCAAAATATAGAGGAGGCGGATTCAATTGAAAAATGGCTTGCTGATAGAAAGGGAATGCCAGTTAAGATAAGAACTCCGGAAAATGATGATGAAGCGCGACTTATCTCAATGTGTAAAGTTAATGCGAAATATCATCTTGATGAGTTTAGAATTCAAAAGATAAAGGCGAGGGGGGAATTTGCTCCTAATGTTTTGAGACAGCTTCAAAAGGAACTTCGCCTTGATAGATTACCGAGAAGGATTGAGTGTTTTGACATTTCAAACATTCAGGGCTCGGATATAGTTGCTTCTGTAGTTGTGTTTGAAAATGGGAAACCGAAGAAAAGCGAGTACAGAAAGTTCAAAATAAGGAGCGTTTCGGACAAGCCGAATGATTTTGCGAGTATGTTTGAGGTGATTCAAAGGAGATATTCAAGGGTTTTAGGTGAGGGGGGGAAGATGCCAGACCTTATCGTTGTAGATGGTGGGAAGGGGCAACTTTCTTCGGCTATAAAAGCGCTTGAAAACCTTGGGGTGAAAGAACAACCGATAATCGCTCTGGCGAAGAAATTTGAGGAAATTTATTTCCCCGGGATTGACCAACCGCAATCACTTCCAAAATCATCGCCTGCCCTTCATTTATTGCAAAGGATAAGGAACGAAGCCCATCGTTTCGCAATCACATTTCACCGGGATATAAGAGCAAAGCGCACATTTTCAACGAAACTTCTTGAAGTTAAAGGCATAGGTGAGAAAAGAGCTAAAGTTTTACTCTCAAAGTTCGGTTCAATTGAGGGAATAAAGCAAGCACCAATTGAAGAACTTGAAAAAATCCTCGGTAAGAGCATAGCGAGAAACTTGAAGGAGTTTTTGGAAAAAGAATAA
- a CDS encoding DUF5683 domain-containing protein, producing the protein MLKKLLLSILLTHTFLMAQSTSQLLNQRKVTALVYSTFIPGAGQFYLGHKIKGMFFTLATFGSLVTTIVSQNNLVGGNERLENLELQYLNTMNWERADQLWQEMLQVKADIDKDYKRRNLFLGVTVGIWVINIIDVLFFTSDKGSGDIFGVLPKVQISGANERFMITAKFGLYK; encoded by the coding sequence ATGTTGAAGAAACTTCTCTTGTCCATTCTTTTGACTCACACATTTTTAATGGCTCAAAGCACATCACAGTTGCTTAATCAGAGGAAGGTCACGGCGTTGGTTTATTCAACTTTCATTCCTGGGGCTGGGCAATTTTACCTTGGTCACAAGATTAAGGGTATGTTTTTCACATTGGCAACTTTTGGGTCACTTGTAACAACGATTGTTTCCCAAAATAACCTCGTCGGCGGAAACGAACGGCTTGAAAATCTTGAGTTGCAGTATTTAAACACGATGAATTGGGAAAGGGCAGATCAACTCTGGCAAGAGATGTTGCAGGTAAAAGCGGACATTGACAAAGATTACAAACGGCGGAATTTGTTTCTTGGGGTCACTGTAGGTATTTGGGTTATAAATATAATTGATGTTCTTTTTTTCACATCGGATAAAGGTTCGGGTGATATATTCGGGGTGCTCCCGAAGGTTCAAATTTCCGGGGCAAATGAAAGATTTATGATCACAGCAAAATTTGGTCTCTATAAATAA
- the larB gene encoding nickel pincer cofactor biosynthesis protein LarB, giving the protein MRQKIERLLKEYKEGTIGVDEFINELKWFPFEEIDFAKVDHHRVLKHEFPEVILCQWKTPEQVAQIAGKILERSNLLLATRAGLEHFKAIKEIAKDAVYNEIARTITVVREEIKKDDKKGKILIITAGTADLPVAEEARVTAEILGNEVELLCDVGVAGLHRLFLNLDKLKDASVVIVVAGMEGALPSVVGGLVGVPVIAVPTSVGYGANFGGIAPLLTMLNTCAPGVVVVNIDNGFGAAFAATLMNRKF; this is encoded by the coding sequence ATGCGGCAAAAGATAGAGAGACTTTTAAAGGAGTATAAAGAGGGGACGATTGGAGTTGATGAATTTATAAATGAGTTGAAGTGGTTTCCGTTTGAGGAAATTGATTTTGCCAAGGTTGATCATCACAGGGTGTTAAAGCACGAATTCCCGGAGGTGATTTTATGTCAGTGGAAGACGCCCGAACAGGTGGCTCAGATCGCTGGTAAAATTCTTGAACGCTCAAATTTGCTTCTTGCGACAAGAGCTGGGCTTGAGCATTTCAAAGCGATTAAGGAAATCGCAAAGGACGCTGTTTATAATGAAATAGCAAGGACAATAACCGTAGTTCGTGAGGAAATTAAAAAAGATGATAAGAAAGGTAAAATTTTAATAATAACCGCTGGGACAGCTGATTTGCCGGTCGCTGAGGAAGCAAGGGTAACAGCTGAAATTCTGGGAAACGAGGTGGAGCTTTTGTGTGATGTCGGTGTCGCTGGATTACACAGGTTGTTTTTAAATCTTGACAAATTGAAGGATGCCAGTGTGGTGATAGTTGTTGCAGGGATGGAAGGCGCTTTGCCAAGTGTAGTTGGTGGTCTTGTCGGTGTACCAGTAATAGCTGTGCCGACGTCGGTTGGATATGGTGCTAATTTTGGCGGTATCGCCCCTCTTCTTACGATGTTAAACACCTGTGCCCCCGGGGTGGTTGTCGTGAACATTGATAACGGTTTTGGAGCAGCTTTTGCTGCTACGCTTATGAATAGAAAATTTTGA
- the larA gene encoding nickel-dependent lactate racemase: MKKIKIKYGKSELEVEVPDHAKILTPSEKPPQKEEGEILTEALDNPINSPKIEEFIKPWDNVLVVVPDKTRKAKVNFVLKFVLERIKCKSVRVIFATGTHQRQTEEEKIEILGEEIYRSFKVVEHDCFNDRFRFFGITSRGTEILLNEVLCDADKILLLGSITHHYFAGFGGGAKMIIPGLASYKTAIQNHKLTLTSKGDINPNATNLKLDGNPVYEDIVEAFKICNFKAFHFGVVIDEADKIVGAFCGDVISSHKAGADFLKRFFTIPVDEKFDAVISSAGGFPKDVNLIQSHKSIHHSHYIVKDGGQIFCFVECRDGIGSKTFLDWFKFKDVDEMRKELLKNYSMNGHTALSLINKLKVANINLKTSLPMEVLNVIGLRSLDDFDVLKNINGTIAVVQDASIYLPTYYGGY; encoded by the coding sequence ATGAAAAAGATCAAAATTAAATACGGTAAATCCGAACTTGAAGTTGAAGTTCCAGATCACGCTAAAATTTTAACCCCGTCCGAAAAACCACCTCAAAAAGAGGAAGGGGAAATTTTAACTGAAGCACTTGACAATCCAATTAACTCCCCGAAAATAGAAGAATTCATAAAGCCTTGGGATAATGTTCTCGTGGTTGTCCCAGATAAAACGAGAAAGGCGAAGGTTAATTTCGTTTTGAAGTTTGTCCTTGAAAGAATTAAATGTAAGAGTGTCAGAGTAATTTTTGCGACTGGAACACATCAGAGACAAACCGAGGAGGAAAAAATTGAGATACTTGGCGAGGAAATTTATAGAAGTTTTAAGGTTGTAGAACATGATTGTTTTAATGATAGGTTTAGATTTTTTGGTATCACTTCCCGTGGGACTGAAATTCTTTTGAACGAGGTACTTTGTGATGCTGATAAAATTTTGCTTCTTGGCTCAATAACCCATCATTACTTTGCTGGGTTTGGCGGTGGGGCTAAAATGATAATCCCTGGGCTTGCATCTTATAAGACCGCTATACAAAACCACAAATTAACTTTGACGAGCAAAGGGGATATAAATCCGAACGCAACGAATTTGAAACTTGATGGGAATCCTGTTTATGAAGATATAGTTGAGGCGTTCAAGATTTGTAATTTTAAGGCATTCCATTTTGGCGTTGTTATTGACGAGGCGGATAAAATCGTCGGGGCTTTTTGTGGAGATGTGATATCCTCACACAAAGCTGGGGCGGATTTTTTAAAAAGGTTTTTCACAATCCCTGTAGATGAAAAATTTGATGCTGTGATATCAAGTGCTGGTGGTTTTCCCAAAGATGTTAATTTAATACAATCGCATAAGTCAATTCATCATTCACATTACATAGTTAAAGATGGGGGTCAAATTTTTTGTTTCGTTGAATGCCGTGATGGCATCGGTTCAAAGACATTCCTTGATTGGTTCAAGTTTAAAGATGTTGATGAGATGAGAAAGGAGCTTCTCAAAAATTATTCAATGAACGGACACACCGCCTTATCCTTGATAAATAAATTAAAAGTTGCTAATATAAATTTGAAAACAAGTTTGCCGATGGAGGTTTTAAATGTTATCGGTTTGAGGTCACTTGATGATTTTGATGTTTTGAAAAATATTAACGGCACTATCGCTGTGGTTCAGGACGCGTCAATTTATTTGCCAACTTATTATGGAGGTTATTAA
- a CDS encoding ATP-binding protein, with protein sequence MELIEVLKNNKLLSGVNESFLSELVGNSILEEFKSGDVILKEGESGDKVCLLVKGRVKILKLADTKGKILFEMSEGDFFGEMALIDLRPRSASVVALSDCEVISIPADYFERLIHREPQILINIARALSERLRVSNERLLRDFLEYEKEVTEQINKLNYLIEITKRVNSTIDIDELLKIILEIALEITNADRGTVYLVDEMSGEIWSKVLQGDEIREIRLKIGQGIAGYVAQTGEVINLVDAYQDPRFNPEIDRKTGYRTKTILCQPIKDKNDKIVGVFQLINKKSGVFTKRDEEMLNALSIHASIAIQNARMAQELVNSERLAVIGRMASSIIHDIKNPMATIKAYAQVIRKKVGEGETIQLVDEVIRQVDRLVNMAQEILDFSKGVTSMNFIKIKLSDFIDGVVAFLARDFERNNIEIEKFFEFDGEVEIDIDKMTRVVFNIAHNSRDAMPEGGKFIIRTWREDDFFFMQFTDTGKGMPEEIKRKLFEPFVTYGKKHGTGLGMAIVKKIVTEHKGDIFVESELGKGTTITIKLPITQTK encoded by the coding sequence GTGGAACTGATTGAGGTATTAAAAAACAACAAACTTTTATCTGGTGTAAACGAAAGTTTTTTGAGCGAGTTAGTAGGTAATTCAATTCTTGAGGAATTTAAATCTGGGGATGTCATCTTAAAAGAGGGCGAATCTGGTGACAAGGTGTGTCTTCTTGTCAAGGGGAGGGTCAAGATTTTGAAGTTAGCTGATACAAAGGGGAAAATTTTATTTGAGATGAGCGAGGGTGATTTTTTTGGTGAGATGGCTTTGATTGACCTTCGCCCCAGGTCGGCGAGCGTCGTTGCCTTAAGTGATTGTGAGGTGATTTCAATACCCGCTGATTATTTTGAAAGGTTAATTCATCGTGAGCCACAAATTTTAATTAACATTGCGAGAGCGCTCAGCGAGAGACTGAGGGTTTCAAATGAAAGACTTTTAAGGGATTTCCTTGAATATGAAAAGGAGGTCACGGAACAGATAAACAAGTTGAATTATTTGATTGAGATAACAAAGCGGGTTAATTCAACAATAGATATTGACGAACTTCTTAAAATTATCCTTGAGATAGCTCTTGAGATAACAAACGCAGATAGGGGGACAGTTTATCTGGTTGATGAGATGTCGGGTGAGATATGGTCAAAAGTTTTGCAGGGTGATGAAATAAGGGAGATACGCCTCAAAATAGGGCAGGGGATAGCTGGATATGTGGCTCAAACTGGAGAAGTAATTAACCTTGTTGATGCTTATCAAGACCCGAGGTTTAATCCTGAGATTGATCGTAAAACAGGTTATAGGACTAAGACAATTCTTTGTCAACCGATAAAGGATAAAAATGATAAAATTGTTGGTGTGTTTCAATTGATAAATAAAAAGAGTGGGGTTTTCACAAAAAGAGATGAAGAGATGTTAAACGCGCTTTCAATTCACGCATCAATAGCGATTCAAAATGCAAGAATGGCGCAAGAACTTGTTAACTCAGAACGACTTGCAGTGATAGGAAGGATGGCGAGTTCAATAATTCACGATATAAAAAATCCAATGGCGACGATAAAAGCATATGCTCAAGTTATAAGAAAAAAAGTCGGTGAGGGAGAGACGATCCAACTCGTTGATGAAGTCATAAGGCAAGTTGATCGTCTTGTGAATATGGCTCAAGAAATACTTGATTTTTCAAAAGGTGTTACGAGCATGAATTTCATAAAGATAAAACTTAGCGATTTCATTGATGGGGTGGTTGCCTTTCTCGCGAGGGATTTTGAAAGGAACAATATTGAAATTGAAAAGTTTTTTGAGTTTGATGGTGAAGTTGAAATTGATATTGACAAGATGACGCGTGTTGTTTTTAACATAGCACATAATTCAAGGGATGCTATGCCTGAAGGTGGGAAATTTATTATAAGGACATGGCGGGAGGATGATTTCTTCTTTATGCAGTTTACGGATACAGGTAAAGGGATGCCAGAGGAAATCAAAAGGAAATTGTTTGAGCCATTTGTAACCTATGGGAAAAAACACGGCACCGGGCTTGGAATGGCTATAGTGAAAAAAATAGTTACAGAACATAAAGGTGATATCTTCGTTGAAAGCGAACTTGGGAAAGGAACAACTATAACGATAAAACTTCCCATAACTCAAACTAAGTGA
- a CDS encoding dienelactone hydrolase family protein, translated as MFDKIFLLLLIAMVLSLIFTILAFTQEKRINVGIQMIKFKSGDEDIQAFLAVPKAEGKFPAIVLIHEWWGLTDWEKENAVRFASMGYVAIAVDLYRGKLATTPEDARRYMQSLSNDVVLRDIKSAVDYLKSREDVKKDKIGIIGWCMGGGFALRSLIEIPDFSAGVICYGRLVEDEKQLERIKSPVLGIFAEKDKGIPPDAVKSFEEKMKKLGKKIEVKIYPGVSHAFMNPNNKTGYDEISTKSAWDLIDKFFKKYLKAD; from the coding sequence ATGTTTGATAAAATTTTTCTCCTTCTCTTAATTGCGATGGTTTTGTCTTTGATATTTACGATACTTGCCTTTACACAGGAGAAGAGGATAAATGTTGGGATTCAAATGATAAAGTTTAAAAGCGGAGATGAAGATATACAGGCTTTTCTTGCTGTCCCGAAAGCGGAGGGGAAATTCCCTGCGATTGTATTGATACACGAATGGTGGGGCTTGACCGATTGGGAAAAAGAGAACGCTGTTAGATTTGCAAGCATGGGATATGTTGCGATTGCGGTTGACCTTTATCGTGGGAAACTTGCAACAACACCAGAGGATGCGAGAAGATATATGCAATCGCTCTCAAATGATGTCGTTTTGAGGGATATCAAATCAGCAGTTGATTATCTTAAGTCGCGCGAAGATGTAAAAAAAGATAAGATTGGAATAATTGGTTGGTGTATGGGCGGTGGATTTGCGCTCAGGAGTTTAATTGAAATTCCGGATTTCTCGGCGGGTGTAATTTGTTATGGACGTCTTGTTGAAGATGAGAAGCAGCTTGAGAGGATAAAGTCGCCGGTCCTTGGGATATTCGCGGAAAAAGACAAGGGAATTCCGCCAGATGCTGTTAAAAGCTTTGAGGAGAAAATGAAGAAGCTCGGGAAGAAAATTGAGGTTAAAATTTACCCAGGCGTAAGTCACGCATTTATGAATCCAAACAATAAAACTGGCTATGACGAAATCTCAACGAAAAGCGCTTGGGATTTGATAGATAAGTTCTTCAAAAAATATCTGAAAGCAGATTAA
- a CDS encoding pyridoxal phosphate-dependent decarboxylase family protein, which translates to MELLYTYFLGPKGENTELFKKLINLAIEWNKKWRENFFEDGSIYPADFFESETFKEESQKLEKVFSEFLKRLEKNLPYFHPRYSAQMLKDPSIPALIGYFAVMLTNPNNHAYEGGPVTTEMEMEVVDDLLKLVGFKNGWGHLTSGGSLANLEALWAVRDYRKKGIALFSKGSHYSWKRICAILKVDFIEIDVDENYRIDLNQLEDALKDNTVMFVMANFGTTGVGAVDPINEILKLKEKHGFHLHIDAAYGGYMRSLIIDENGQIIDFTKVEPTLKKFVYDNLIALSEADSITIDPHKHGLVMYGAGGVLYKDENLRQVILNTSPYTYHKKDKPNIGMFQLEGSRPGASAGAVWLTHKLIPLNVNGFGKILSQTLKTANYLHDKIQKLDGFSPLTHPDLDIFCFYKHDGNLKLSSINEKTLKIYNRLSIENPSAKFILSKFVVDKTTAKRINPSLQIDEESLTTLRSVFIKHWNTLSERLNYVDMLIEEILAD; encoded by the coding sequence ATGGAACTACTTTACACTTACTTTCTTGGTCCGAAGGGTGAAAACACTGAGCTTTTCAAAAAACTAATTAATCTGGCGATTGAATGGAACAAAAAATGGCGTGAAAATTTCTTTGAAGATGGGTCAATTTATCCAGCTGATTTCTTTGAATCAGAAACATTCAAAGAAGAGTCACAAAAACTTGAAAAGGTCTTTTCGGAATTTTTAAAACGGCTTGAAAAAAATCTCCCCTATTTTCACCCCCGCTATTCAGCTCAAATGCTTAAAGACCCGTCAATCCCAGCTCTTATTGGATACTTTGCCGTAATGCTTACAAACCCGAACAATCACGCTTATGAGGGTGGACCTGTAACGACAGAGATGGAAATGGAAGTAGTTGATGACCTGCTGAAACTTGTCGGCTTTAAAAATGGCTGGGGACATTTAACAAGTGGTGGCTCACTTGCAAATCTTGAAGCTTTGTGGGCCGTGAGAGATTATAGAAAAAAGGGGATAGCGCTGTTTTCAAAGGGCTCTCATTACTCGTGGAAAAGGATTTGCGCAATTTTAAAAGTTGATTTCATTGAAATTGATGTTGACGAAAATTATAGGATTGACCTCAATCAACTTGAAGACGCGTTGAAAGACAATACCGTTATGTTTGTAATGGCAAATTTTGGGACAACAGGTGTTGGAGCGGTTGACCCGATAAATGAAATTTTAAAGCTCAAAGAGAAGCACGGTTTCCATCTTCACATTGACGCAGCTTATGGTGGATATATGCGAAGCTTGATAATTGATGAAAACGGTCAAATTATTGACTTCACTAAAGTTGAGCCCACATTAAAAAAGTTCGTCTATGATAATTTAATCGCTCTTTCAGAAGCGGATTCAATCACGATTGACCCACACAAGCATGGTCTGGTCATGTATGGGGCTGGTGGGGTCCTTTACAAGGACGAAAATTTGAGGCAGGTTATTTTGAATACCTCCCCGTACACATATCACAAAAAGGATAAACCAAACATCGGGATGTTTCAACTTGAAGGTTCAAGACCCGGGGCATCTGCAGGAGCCGTGTGGCTTACCCACAAACTTATTCCCCTGAATGTAAACGGCTTTGGTAAGATTCTATCACAAACCTTAAAGACAGCAAATTATCTACACGATAAAATTCAAAAACTTGATGGCTTTTCCCCCTTAACTCATCCAGACCTTGACATTTTCTGTTTCTATAAACACGATGGGAATTTGAAACTTAGTTCAATAAACGAGAAGACGCTAAAAATTTATAACCGACTTTCAATTGAAAACCCCTCGGCTAAATTTATACTTTCAAAATTCGTGGTTGATAAAACAACGGCGAAAAGAATAAATCCATCGCTTCAAATTGATGAGGAATCACTTACCACGCTAAGGTCTGTATTTATAAAGCATTGGAATACTTTGAGCGAAAGGTTAAACTATGTTGATATGTTAATTGAGGAGATTCTCGCCGATTGA
- a CDS encoding DNA methyltransferase translates to MRQLSLFYEEKRKSESTKFKRQRDESLDFKGIQAGQGIYAIHPYPAMFHFMLVRKFIKEFSKEFDLVFDPFCGSGVSAGECLKLNRNFIGYDINPLAILIAKVRTTPQDIEELTNTLKKILTAKIKNFEIPNFPNIHYWFDEDVIEQLAQLKEAILKIEKESVRDFFKVAFSETVRKVSNADPNEFKLIRRKDGKNKNVKETFRNIAKRNIESILEISGIKSDSKIILERRNILDGISLDDESIDLVITSGFTHIKTLVREISNKRMPSQNSPTNIKGNKDETMKNEYAVILKKH, encoded by the coding sequence ATGAGGCAATTGAGCTTGTTTTATGAAGAAAAAAGAAAAAGTGAGTCAACAAAATTCAAGCGTCAAAGAGATGAATCACTTGATTTCAAAGGCATTCAAGCAGGTCAAGGGATATATGCCATCCACCCGTATCCTGCAATGTTTCACTTTATGTTAGTAAGGAAATTTATAAAGGAGTTCTCAAAGGAATTTGACCTTGTTTTTGATCCGTTTTGTGGTTCTGGTGTTTCTGCCGGAGAATGTCTCAAACTTAACAGAAATTTTATAGGATACGATATTAATCCGCTCGCAATACTTATAGCAAAAGTTAGGACTACACCACAAGATATAGAAGAGCTCACAAATACACTTAAAAAAATTTTAACAGCTAAAATCAAAAATTTTGAAATTCCTAACTTTCCAAATATACACTATTGGTTTGATGAAGATGTAATAGAGCAACTTGCGCAGTTAAAGGAAGCAATTTTAAAGATTGAAAAGGAAAGTGTCCGAGATTTCTTCAAAGTTGCTTTTTCTGAAACGGTAAGGAAAGTCTCAAATGCAGATCCAAACGAGTTTAAACTCATAAGGAGGAAAGATGGTAAAAATAAAAATGTCAAGGAAACTTTTAGAAATATAGCTAAGCGAAATATAGAAAGTATCCTTGAAATCTCAGGAATAAAATCGGATTCAAAAATCATTCTTGAGAGAAGAAATATACTTGATGGTATTTCTCTTGATGATGAAAGCATAGACCTTGTTATAACTTCTGGTTTTACTCATATAAAAACGTTGGTCCGTGAGATTTCAAATAAGAGAATGCCTTCTCAAAATTCCCCGACAAATATAAAGGGTAACAAAGACGAAACAATGAAAAATGAATATGCGGTAATTCTTAAAAAACATTAA